In the Haloferula helveola genome, one interval contains:
- a CDS encoding sigma-70 family RNA polymerase sigma factor: protein MSPTPRKPLRPEDFNDLVREHEGWIRGFFRARVRDWTAADDLAQDVFVTAYRGLRKFRGDSSVGTWLRGIAVNHLRNFIRKRREQCIGGSEELQLLMDPVEARESERHEGGRLDALRECLSRVDGPARQLLQQRYVVGQTVRELASESGRGYSALTMQLHRLRESLAECVKKQTRSSLS from the coding sequence ATGAGTCCGACGCCCCGAAAACCCCTCCGTCCGGAGGACTTCAATGACCTGGTCCGCGAGCACGAGGGCTGGATCCGGGGCTTTTTCCGGGCGCGGGTGCGCGACTGGACCGCGGCCGATGACCTGGCTCAGGACGTTTTCGTTACCGCCTACCGTGGACTCAGGAAATTCCGTGGCGACTCGAGCGTCGGAACCTGGCTTCGTGGAATTGCAGTCAATCACCTCCGAAATTTCATCCGGAAACGCCGAGAGCAGTGCATCGGCGGCAGTGAGGAACTCCAACTATTGATGGATCCGGTCGAAGCCCGTGAGTCGGAGCGCCACGAAGGAGGGCGGCTCGACGCCCTGCGCGAGTGCCTCAGTCGCGTCGACGGCCCGGCGCGCCAACTGCTCCAGCAGCGCTACGTGGTCGGACAGACGGTGCGCGAACTGGCATCGGAGAGCGGCAGGGGGTATTCGGCACTCACCATGCAACTCCACCGCCTCCGGGAGTCGCTTGCCGAGTGCGTGAAGAAGCAAACCCGAAGCAGCCTGTCATGA
- a CDS encoding sulfatase-like hydrolase/transferase, which yields MISSCLRLLAALALAVPIVGPTLARPARPNILFIFSDDHRHELLGKVNPSIRTPALDALADSGVRFSHAFATTAICSPARAAVLSGLYGTRNGVPTLSDPLKYPAATFVHDLAEAGYRTAQAGKWHLGTTPQAAGFAQWARINSNGSWFNRNINTNIPGVAGGLGGTFYETFMADVVIDWIADHTANHADEPFFMWWCNQVPHVDGSLKYPDVKTDPANKVQHTPWGSSGGFRATYDVGDMTVPGNWSDSLSTKPPYLATSRFVTKSATEDYGGPGGYTNPAAGVRNATVGEDNVQQHQLEYNAAITALDAEIGRVLSRLDDPNSDGDSSDSIANNTWIVFMGDNGWQTGHHKFTSKVLAYEEACRIPLLVKGPGVTPRVESKITLNIDVTPMFYRIAGLDVPGYLQGKDLKELVADPGVPWRERFYYEAVVDESSLDAEPHDAVRTEQFKLIRTYASRTDAANNTNVTFEELYDLDTDPGELVNLASDPAFATVKGNLVTALEEEKAAIASSPAPIARRNRSAE from the coding sequence ATGATTTCCTCCTGTCTCCGTCTTCTGGCCGCTCTGGCGCTGGCCGTTCCCATCGTTGGACCGACTTTGGCGCGACCGGCGCGACCGAACATCCTCTTCATCTTCTCGGATGATCACAGACACGAACTGTTGGGAAAGGTGAACCCTTCGATCCGGACCCCCGCGCTGGACGCGCTGGCCGACTCCGGCGTCCGGTTCTCGCACGCGTTCGCAACCACGGCGATCTGCTCCCCCGCCCGCGCGGCCGTTCTTTCCGGGCTCTACGGCACTCGAAACGGCGTGCCGACCCTGTCGGATCCGCTGAAGTATCCGGCCGCGACCTTCGTTCACGACCTGGCTGAGGCCGGTTATCGGACCGCGCAGGCAGGCAAGTGGCATCTCGGCACCACTCCGCAAGCCGCCGGCTTCGCCCAATGGGCACGGATCAATTCCAACGGGTCGTGGTTCAACCGGAACATCAATACCAACATCCCCGGGGTCGCGGGAGGACTTGGAGGAACCTTTTACGAAACCTTCATGGCGGATGTCGTGATCGACTGGATCGCCGACCACACCGCGAACCATGCCGACGAGCCGTTCTTCATGTGGTGGTGCAACCAGGTGCCGCATGTCGACGGATCTCTCAAGTATCCGGATGTCAAAACCGATCCCGCCAACAAGGTCCAGCATACCCCTTGGGGCAGCTCTGGCGGATTCCGGGCAACTTACGATGTGGGCGACATGACGGTTCCCGGGAACTGGAGTGATAGCCTTTCGACCAAGCCGCCCTATCTCGCGACCTCACGATTTGTCACCAAGTCGGCAACCGAGGATTACGGTGGTCCGGGTGGATACACGAATCCCGCCGCAGGGGTCCGCAACGCGACCGTCGGAGAGGACAACGTCCAGCAGCACCAGCTGGAATACAACGCGGCGATCACCGCGCTCGATGCCGAGATCGGACGGGTGCTCTCGCGTCTCGACGATCCGAATAGCGATGGCGACAGTTCCGACTCGATCGCGAACAACACGTGGATCGTCTTCATGGGCGACAACGGATGGCAGACCGGTCATCACAAGTTCACCTCCAAGGTGCTCGCCTACGAGGAGGCGTGCCGGATTCCGCTTCTCGTCAAAGGTCCGGGAGTGACGCCGCGGGTCGAGTCGAAGATCACGCTGAACATCGATGTGACTCCGATGTTCTACAGGATCGCGGGTCTCGATGTCCCCGGGTATCTGCAGGGAAAGGACCTGAAGGAACTCGTTGCGGATCCCGGCGTTCCGTGGCGAGAGCGCTTCTACTACGAGGCGGTGGTCGATGAGTCGTCGCTCGACGCCGAGCCTCACGACGCGGTCCGGACGGAGCAGTTCAAACTGATCCGCACCTATGCGTCGCGCACGGATGCCGCGAACAACACGAACGTGACGTTCGAGGAGTTGTACGATCTCGATACCGATCCGGGCGAACTCGTCAATCTAGCGAGCGACCCCGCCTTTGCCACGGTGAAAGGCAATCTCGTCACCGCACTGGAAGAGGAGAAGGCGGCGATCGCTTCGAGTCCGGCGCCGATTGCGAGGCGGAATCGGTCCGCGGAGTGA
- a CDS encoding 4-alpha-glucanotransferase translates to MPDRTAGLLLPVFSLRREGGLGIGDTRSMREWIELVAAHGVKLIQLLPINETGSDDSPYNAISSVALDPVYLAMEDVPGVTSESLAKAPAPPSSERVDYDYARQWKRALLEGAWNSWPDAESALHEEFATFHKEESGWLENYCIFRSLVQLAGTERWGDWPEGWQQVDGANAAADGHEDLRAFYAWIQWLCFRQWREVRTFADSRGVRLMGDIPIGVSRNSADVFFGRDDFDLDWCGGAPPETVFKHDAFIRKWGQNWGIPLYRWDKMEREGFPWWRQRVSKLVDIFHVFRIDHVLGFYRIYGFPWQPERNAEFLPLSEKEAKKRTGGVLPRWVPRPDDTKKHCAANRAEGETRLKMVQQAAGDGEVVGEDLGCVPDYVRPHLYSLGICGFRIPHWDFDKKGKVIPGDEIPETSFATYATHDHDSIPAMWADFHRRASAANDDEDDRIETAAGLKRLADFGGIEGLGEFDDDKLWALIDALMACNSRYAAIMVTDLFGMTDRINSPGTVGSANWTFYLPWSAKDCAGRSEWARLAEAIRKGNR, encoded by the coding sequence ATGCCCGACCGCACCGCAGGCCTGCTCTTGCCGGTCTTTTCGCTGAGGCGGGAAGGGGGACTGGGAATTGGCGACACCCGCTCGATGCGGGAATGGATCGAATTGGTCGCAGCTCACGGGGTAAAGCTGATCCAACTGCTCCCGATCAACGAGACCGGCAGCGACGACAGCCCCTACAATGCGATCTCATCGGTCGCGCTGGATCCGGTCTACCTCGCGATGGAGGACGTGCCGGGCGTGACATCGGAATCGCTTGCCAAGGCCCCGGCTCCTCCGAGTTCCGAACGGGTCGACTACGACTACGCCCGCCAATGGAAGCGGGCTCTGCTTGAGGGTGCGTGGAATTCGTGGCCTGATGCCGAATCCGCGCTGCACGAGGAGTTCGCCACCTTCCACAAGGAGGAATCGGGGTGGCTCGAGAACTACTGCATCTTTCGTAGCTTGGTTCAGTTGGCCGGCACCGAAAGGTGGGGAGACTGGCCCGAAGGGTGGCAGCAGGTCGATGGTGCCAACGCCGCCGCTGACGGCCACGAGGATCTCCGGGCGTTCTATGCGTGGATCCAGTGGTTGTGCTTCCGACAGTGGCGGGAGGTCCGGACATTCGCCGACAGCCGTGGCGTGCGCCTGATGGGGGACATCCCGATCGGGGTCAGCCGCAACTCGGCCGATGTGTTCTTCGGACGTGACGACTTCGACCTCGACTGGTGCGGAGGAGCGCCGCCTGAGACGGTTTTCAAGCACGACGCCTTCATCCGCAAGTGGGGCCAGAACTGGGGCATTCCACTCTACCGCTGGGACAAGATGGAACGCGAAGGATTCCCATGGTGGCGACAGCGCGTGAGCAAGCTGGTCGACATCTTCCACGTGTTCCGGATCGATCACGTGCTGGGATTCTACCGCATCTACGGTTTCCCCTGGCAACCCGAGCGCAATGCGGAGTTCCTGCCGCTTTCCGAGAAAGAGGCGAAGAAGCGAACCGGGGGAGTCCTGCCACGGTGGGTTCCACGACCCGACGATACGAAAAAGCACTGCGCCGCGAACCGTGCGGAGGGGGAGACGCGATTGAAGATGGTGCAGCAGGCCGCTGGCGACGGCGAAGTAGTCGGTGAGGACCTCGGATGCGTGCCTGACTACGTGCGGCCACATCTCTACTCCCTCGGCATCTGTGGCTTCCGCATTCCGCATTGGGACTTCGACAAGAAAGGCAAGGTCATCCCGGGTGACGAGATCCCCGAGACCTCGTTCGCCACCTATGCGACCCACGACCATGACTCGATTCCGGCCATGTGGGCGGACTTCCATCGTCGTGCCTCCGCCGCCAATGACGACGAGGACGACCGGATCGAGACCGCTGCCGGATTGAAGCGCCTTGCCGACTTCGGCGGCATCGAGGGTCTCGGAGAGTTCGATGACGACAAGTTGTGGGCCCTGATCGACGCATTGATGGCCTGCAACTCCCGCTACGCCGCGATCATGGTCACCGACCTGTTCGGCATGACGGACCGGATCAACAGCCCGGGCACCGTCGGATCGGCCAACTGGACCTTCTACCTGCCATGGAGCGCCAAGGACTGTGCCGGGCGCTCCGAGTGGGCACGACTTGCGGAGGCCATCCGGAAGGGGAATCGCTAA
- a CDS encoding AAA family ATPase, protein MEFASETEVSEAGKHVRSLSAALNQVLFGQEELIELVLTGILARGHILLEGLPGLGKTELVKGLSKTLRLGTKRVQFTPDLLPGDITGNPVLQEVDGRRSFVFQPGPLFTNIVLADEINRASPKTQSALLEAMQERRVTVLGETHDLPKPFFVLATQNPIELEGTYPLPEAQLDRFLFKLEVTRNDVATLERIVNHRELGTEPTVEAIMDQSTLQSTLDLVRRIFLPEVVGNYIARLVDATHPGQSAAARGIRYGASPRAALSLASAAKARALMNERTNASFEDVRFVAPAVLRHRIVLEYNARVEGLTNNDVVRSILEEVPAHSGATPKTMSTATPA, encoded by the coding sequence ATGGAATTCGCCTCCGAAACCGAAGTCTCCGAAGCCGGCAAGCACGTCCGCTCGCTGAGCGCCGCCCTGAATCAGGTCCTTTTCGGTCAGGAGGAGCTGATCGAGCTGGTCCTGACCGGGATCCTCGCGCGGGGCCACATCCTTCTCGAGGGCCTGCCGGGACTCGGGAAAACCGAGCTGGTCAAGGGGCTCTCGAAGACGCTCCGGCTCGGCACCAAGCGGGTCCAGTTCACACCGGATCTCCTGCCCGGCGACATCACCGGCAACCCCGTCCTCCAGGAAGTTGACGGCCGACGGTCCTTCGTCTTCCAGCCGGGACCGCTGTTCACCAACATCGTGCTCGCCGACGAAATCAACCGGGCCTCGCCGAAGACGCAGTCGGCTCTCCTCGAGGCGATGCAGGAGCGCCGCGTCACGGTGCTCGGCGAGACCCACGACCTGCCGAAGCCGTTTTTCGTGCTGGCGACCCAGAACCCGATCGAGCTCGAGGGCACCTACCCTCTTCCGGAGGCCCAGCTCGACCGCTTTCTTTTCAAACTCGAGGTGACCCGCAACGACGTCGCCACCCTCGAGCGCATCGTCAACCACCGCGAACTCGGAACCGAGCCGACGGTCGAAGCAATCATGGACCAGTCGACCCTGCAGTCGACGCTCGACCTGGTGCGCCGAATCTTTCTTCCGGAGGTCGTCGGCAACTATATCGCCCGTCTCGTCGACGCGACCCATCCGGGACAGTCGGCGGCCGCCCGTGGAATCCGCTACGGTGCCAGCCCCCGTGCCGCGCTCTCGCTGGCCTCGGCGGCCAAGGCCCGTGCCCTGATGAACGAGCGGACGAACGCATCGTTCGAAGATGTCCGTTTCGTCGCCCCGGCGGTGCTGCGGCACCGGATCGTTCTCGAGTACAACGCGCGGGTCGAAGGCCTGACCAACAACGATGTGGTTCGTTCGATCCTTGAAGAAGTTCCGGCGCACTCCGGAGCGACGCCGAAGACCATGAGCACCGCCACCCCCGCCTGA
- a CDS encoding four helix bundle protein — translation MTSGRQIEAKPYDLEERTYRFALVTRLFLKRQSWDPASWPDVRQLLRSSGSVAANYVEFIEGLSGDDKTYRLRISKKEARESGLWLRLLSDCNSLPPESAAELRELKQESDELVRILAAIIRKRVS, via the coding sequence GTGACTTCAGGGCGTCAGATCGAGGCAAAACCCTACGACCTTGAGGAGCGAACCTATCGCTTCGCTCTGGTCACGCGCCTGTTTCTCAAGAGACAATCGTGGGATCCGGCTTCGTGGCCGGATGTCAGGCAGCTGCTTCGTTCGTCGGGGTCCGTTGCTGCGAACTACGTGGAGTTCATTGAAGGGTTGAGCGGGGACGACAAGACCTACCGTCTCCGTATCTCAAAAAAGGAAGCAAGGGAGTCGGGGCTGTGGCTGCGGCTGCTGTCGGACTGCAACAGCCTGCCGCCAGAGTCGGCGGCGGAGTTGCGCGAGCTGAAACAGGAGTCTGATGAATTGGTCCGCATTCTTGCTGCAATCATTCGAAAGCGCGTCTCCTGA
- a CDS encoding ABC transporter ATP-binding protein — MTDSTSAIRVHNLYRYFGQLKAVNGISFEIPHGSVCGFVGANGAGKTTTMRILASLDYPTMGLAEVCGINVVHHPEEVRRLIGWMPDHFGNYEHMTVLEYLDFYARAFGYSGKERRMRVQEVMEFTDLIPLAERFSNKLSKGMTQRLCLGRALLHDPQVLIMDEPAAGLDPKARVELKHLIRVLADEGKTIFISSHILSELGEMCDSLLFVNAGRIVHHGDADSLKHGTDITGGLLYDVQIVGDPGRVSEWCMVNPHVEFMESRKLGGRIRIEAGDPEKAADVLARMIRDGLKVVEFHREQRNLEDAFIDMLGRLDRGEDAQPPAMPQQEAEPAFTPPAGTN; from the coding sequence ATGACCGACTCCACCAGCGCCATCCGCGTCCACAACCTCTACCGCTACTTCGGGCAACTGAAGGCGGTGAACGGCATCTCTTTCGAGATTCCCCACGGCTCCGTCTGCGGGTTCGTGGGTGCCAACGGTGCCGGAAAGACGACGACCATGCGGATTCTCGCATCCCTCGACTACCCGACCATGGGGTTGGCGGAAGTCTGCGGGATCAATGTCGTGCATCATCCGGAAGAAGTTCGGCGGCTGATCGGATGGATGCCCGACCACTTCGGCAACTACGAGCACATGACCGTGCTCGAGTATCTCGACTTCTACGCACGTGCCTTCGGTTACTCGGGCAAGGAACGTCGGATGAGGGTGCAGGAAGTGATGGAGTTCACCGACCTGATTCCGCTTGCCGAGCGATTCTCGAACAAGCTGTCGAAGGGCATGACACAACGTCTCTGTCTGGGGCGTGCGCTGCTGCATGATCCGCAAGTGCTGATCATGGATGAGCCTGCGGCGGGGCTCGATCCGAAGGCTCGGGTCGAACTGAAGCACCTCATCCGCGTTCTCGCGGACGAGGGGAAAACGATCTTCATCTCTTCCCACATCCTCTCCGAGCTCGGCGAGATGTGCGACTCCCTCCTCTTCGTCAACGCGGGTCGGATCGTCCACCACGGCGACGCCGACTCGCTCAAGCACGGCACCGATATCACCGGTGGGTTGCTCTACGACGTTCAGATCGTCGGTGATCCCGGCAGGGTTTCCGAGTGGTGCATGGTCAATCCCCATGTCGAGTTCATGGAAAGCCGGAAGCTGGGCGGACGGATCCGGATCGAGGCCGGCGACCCCGAAAAGGCGGCTGACGTGCTGGCCCGGATGATCCGCGACGGACTCAAGGTCGTCGAGTTCCACCGGGAGCAGCGGAATCTCGAGGATGCGTTCATCGACATGCTCGGCAGGCTCGACCGCGGCGAGGATGCGCAGCCTCCGGCGATGCCCCAACAGGAAGCCGAACCGGCATTCACTCCGCCAGCAGGCACCAACTGA
- a CDS encoding DUF58 domain-containing protein codes for MTPEELTSAHGKALAAAGRLRLPLRSKVWKGQAGEFQGAGVGSSLDFQDHRTYVPGDDPRHINWQAYARTGTYTMKLYREEVRPVVDVVLDASDSMFFEPEKAQRTCELFYFAVESARRSGAATTVHLVRGDAIRPTASEGIASHRWFDEAKSLPSTDHAAVPDLSRIPFRQNAIRVLISDLLFPGNPDPVLRLLAARQGSPVLLVPYSQSEADPEWNGNYEFIDAERKSRHPHRVEPSVLRRYKETYGQHFALWKNATRRHQSALARIPCGTDLQTSLFAEAVPMGALEIIS; via the coding sequence ATGACTCCCGAGGAATTGACATCAGCCCATGGCAAGGCTCTGGCAGCGGCCGGGCGGCTGCGCCTTCCCCTGCGATCGAAAGTCTGGAAAGGACAGGCGGGCGAGTTCCAAGGGGCGGGAGTCGGGTCATCCTTGGACTTCCAGGATCACCGGACCTACGTGCCCGGTGACGACCCGCGCCACATCAACTGGCAGGCCTACGCCCGGACCGGAACCTACACGATGAAGCTGTATCGGGAAGAGGTGAGGCCGGTGGTGGACGTCGTGCTCGACGCGTCGGATTCGATGTTCTTCGAGCCTGAGAAGGCGCAGCGGACCTGTGAGCTCTTTTACTTCGCGGTGGAATCGGCGAGGCGTTCCGGCGCCGCCACGACCGTGCATCTCGTTCGGGGTGATGCCATCCGGCCGACCGCCTCGGAAGGGATCGCCAGCCATCGCTGGTTCGATGAAGCGAAGAGTCTTCCGTCCACCGACCACGCGGCGGTCCCGGATCTCTCGCGAATCCCCTTCCGCCAGAATGCGATCCGCGTGTTGATCTCGGATCTCCTGTTTCCCGGGAACCCGGATCCGGTCCTGCGCTTGCTGGCCGCGCGTCAGGGCTCCCCGGTCCTGCTGGTGCCTTACTCGCAATCGGAGGCCGACCCCGAGTGGAACGGCAACTACGAGTTCATCGATGCCGAGCGCAAGAGCCGCCACCCGCATCGCGTCGAACCATCGGTGCTGCGACGCTACAAGGAGACCTACGGTCAGCACTTCGCGCTTTGGAAGAATGCCACCCGGCGCCACCAAAGCGCGCTTGCGCGCATCCCGTGTGGGACTGACCTGCAGACCTCGCTTTTTGCCGAAGCGGTGCCGATGGGTGCCCTCGAAATCATTTCCTGA
- a CDS encoding BatA domain-containing protein: protein MLTLANPAGLWALLGIPAVLAIHFLQRQAKNLPISTLFLLEKTQRESISGRRFDRLMNSVPLWMQLLAVLLLAWVLSEPRYQKARSTQRVAVVLDGSASMSVFREELKEELLEVLPDLQGPASVLELVVMESGSLHQRLYGGDSIEDAVAALDEWNPSDGVIDPTPAIRIARSLVAREGIVVFATDTPREGLPFEARLLSVGDKIENVGITGIRFENKEGALVWNAVVRNYSDSTVSRTWSLRFPDGNRSEPKSFEIGAGALVSLQAAFPKERERAVLELSPDRFTLDDAVPIVPPAPKRLSLFSATSPEFEKLAERMVHSLENVEPTNDAASADLSLVAYDPLDPGLPDGNAAVFVNDTTKPGAYLKGGIVAEAHALVAGLNWQSLLVRESIQLERLTTDDVVLWQERRPLIFLREVPATEERPASRQLCFNFDLRRSNALRQPAFIVCLHRFTESIRQEKVAAVRENLESGQPIEIAANGNSAEPVLMRRLELDGEESETTEFKAADLVRFKAPKTPCFIRVRQGENELLDASVFFADTREADFSACAEDSTVDEVTAGVVERHTEEDHWWRAWILLLVAALGVSWYFTKDGPAEPKAVEKPA, encoded by the coding sequence ATGCTGACTCTCGCCAATCCTGCCGGACTCTGGGCGCTGCTCGGCATCCCCGCCGTGCTGGCGATCCATTTCCTGCAGCGGCAGGCGAAGAACCTTCCGATCTCGACGCTCTTCCTCCTCGAGAAGACGCAGCGGGAGTCGATCAGCGGCCGCCGATTCGACCGCCTGATGAATTCGGTGCCTCTGTGGATGCAGTTGCTGGCGGTTCTGCTGCTGGCCTGGGTTCTTTCCGAGCCTCGTTATCAGAAAGCACGGAGTACCCAGCGGGTCGCCGTCGTGCTGGATGGTTCGGCGTCGATGAGCGTCTTTCGCGAAGAGCTCAAGGAGGAGTTGCTCGAGGTGTTGCCGGATCTTCAGGGGCCCGCCTCCGTTTTGGAACTGGTCGTCATGGAGTCCGGCTCGTTGCACCAGCGTCTCTACGGTGGCGACTCGATCGAAGATGCCGTGGCGGCGCTTGACGAATGGAATCCCAGCGATGGCGTCATTGATCCGACTCCGGCGATCCGGATAGCCCGGTCGCTGGTCGCACGTGAGGGCATTGTGGTCTTCGCCACGGACACTCCACGCGAGGGTTTGCCCTTCGAGGCGCGGCTGTTGTCGGTCGGCGACAAGATCGAGAACGTGGGCATTACCGGTATCCGGTTCGAGAACAAGGAGGGAGCGCTGGTATGGAACGCGGTGGTCAGGAACTACTCGGACAGCACCGTCAGCCGGACATGGTCACTGCGGTTCCCCGATGGCAACCGCAGCGAGCCCAAGTCCTTCGAGATCGGTGCCGGTGCATTGGTGTCTCTGCAGGCGGCGTTCCCGAAAGAGCGGGAGCGAGCGGTCTTGGAGCTCTCACCCGATCGCTTCACGCTGGATGACGCGGTGCCGATCGTTCCTCCGGCGCCCAAGCGGCTCTCGTTGTTCTCCGCGACCTCGCCTGAATTCGAGAAGCTGGCGGAGCGGATGGTGCACTCGCTTGAGAATGTCGAACCTACCAATGATGCGGCTTCCGCCGACCTCTCGCTGGTGGCCTACGATCCGCTCGACCCGGGACTGCCCGACGGCAACGCGGCGGTCTTCGTCAACGACACGACCAAACCCGGAGCCTACCTCAAGGGTGGGATCGTCGCCGAAGCGCACGCTCTGGTAGCCGGACTCAACTGGCAGTCGCTGCTGGTTCGGGAGTCGATCCAGCTCGAGCGCCTCACCACCGACGACGTCGTCCTGTGGCAAGAGCGGAGGCCGCTGATCTTTCTTCGCGAGGTTCCGGCCACCGAGGAGCGCCCGGCCAGCCGCCAGCTCTGTTTCAATTTCGACCTCCGCCGCTCGAACGCCCTTCGTCAGCCCGCGTTCATCGTTTGCCTCCACCGTTTCACGGAAAGCATCCGCCAGGAAAAGGTCGCCGCGGTCCGCGAGAATCTCGAGAGCGGCCAGCCGATCGAGATCGCCGCCAATGGCAATTCGGCCGAACCGGTTCTGATGCGCCGCCTCGAACTTGATGGTGAGGAAAGCGAGACGACCGAGTTCAAGGCGGCCGACCTCGTCCGCTTCAAAGCACCCAAGACTCCATGTTTCATCCGGGTGCGTCAGGGCGAGAACGAACTGCTTGATGCTTCCGTGTTCTTCGCCGATACCCGCGAGGCCGATTTCAGTGCCTGCGCCGAAGACAGCACCGTCGATGAAGTCACCGCGGGTGTTGTCGAGCGTCACACCGAGGAGGATCACTGGTGGCGCGCCTGGATCCTGCTTCTGGTCGCCGCGCTCGGAGTCTCGTGGTATTTCACCAAGGACGGCCCGGCCGAACCCAAAGCTGTCGAGAAACCCGCCTGA